Proteins encoded in a region of the Pseudomonas syringae KCTC 12500 genome:
- the ureC gene encoding urease subunit alpha, which yields MATMTRKEYAAMYGPTTGDAVRLGDTSLLAEVEFDHSVPGDECLHGGGKTLRDGMGLMPGHDSADGALDMLICNALIIDPVIGIVKGDIGIKDGKIVAIGKAGNPQIMDGVHPRLICGVATTVRDAEGLIVTPGGIDVHVHFDSAQLCDHALAAGLTTLIGGSLGPITVGIDCGGEWNVGKMLQAAEAWPINFGFLGRGNSSKPESLLGQLRGGCLGLKIHEDWGAMPAVIDTCLKVADEYDFQVQLHTDTLNESGFLEDTLAAIGDRTIHMYHTEGAGGGHAPDIISVAGKSNCIPSSTNPTNPYTVNTFDEHLDMIMVCHHLNPDVPEDVAFAESRVRPQTIAAEDILHDTGAISILGSDSQGMGRINEVICRTWQLASKMKDQRGRLPEETTALGDNERIKRYIAKYTINAARVFGIDSYIGSLEPGKLADLVLWRPAFFGIKPELVVKGGFIVHAVMGDSAASLYTCEPLVMRPQWGAFGEAKQALSVNFVNRLAVEADTATRLGLKKQLLPAFGTRTLRKSDMLHNDACPDIRVDPQTFDVYADGERLHCEPVSEVPLAQRYMLR from the coding sequence ATGGCAACGATGACGCGCAAGGAATACGCCGCCATGTACGGCCCCACGACTGGCGATGCCGTGCGCCTGGGCGACACCTCGTTGCTGGCCGAAGTCGAGTTCGACCACTCGGTGCCCGGCGATGAATGCCTGCACGGCGGTGGCAAGACGCTGCGTGACGGCATGGGCCTGATGCCCGGGCATGACAGCGCTGACGGCGCTCTGGATATGCTGATCTGCAACGCGCTGATCATCGACCCGGTGATCGGTATCGTCAAAGGCGACATCGGTATCAAGGACGGCAAGATCGTCGCCATTGGCAAGGCCGGCAACCCGCAGATCATGGACGGCGTACATCCGCGCCTGATCTGCGGCGTCGCCACGACCGTACGCGATGCCGAGGGCCTGATCGTCACCCCCGGCGGTATCGACGTGCATGTGCATTTCGACTCCGCGCAACTCTGCGATCACGCACTGGCAGCAGGTCTGACCACGCTGATCGGCGGCTCGCTGGGGCCGATCACGGTCGGCATCGACTGTGGTGGGGAGTGGAACGTCGGCAAGATGTTGCAGGCTGCCGAAGCCTGGCCGATCAACTTCGGTTTTCTGGGACGCGGCAATTCCAGCAAGCCCGAATCGCTGCTCGGGCAACTGCGTGGCGGCTGCCTGGGGCTGAAGATTCACGAGGACTGGGGCGCCATGCCGGCAGTGATCGACACCTGCCTGAAAGTTGCCGACGAATACGACTTTCAGGTGCAGTTGCACACCGACACGCTCAATGAATCCGGGTTTCTCGAAGACACGCTGGCGGCCATTGGCGACCGCACCATTCATATGTACCACACTGAGGGTGCAGGCGGCGGACATGCGCCGGACATCATCAGCGTCGCCGGAAAAAGCAACTGCATCCCCTCCTCGACCAACCCGACCAACCCCTACACTGTGAACACGTTCGACGAGCACCTGGACATGATCATGGTCTGCCACCACCTCAATCCGGATGTGCCGGAAGACGTGGCGTTCGCCGAATCGCGAGTGCGACCGCAGACCATCGCCGCCGAGGACATCCTGCACGACACCGGCGCCATTTCGATCCTGGGCTCCGACAGCCAAGGCATGGGCCGTATCAACGAGGTGATCTGCCGGACCTGGCAACTGGCGTCGAAAATGAAAGACCAGCGCGGTCGCCTGCCGGAAGAAACCACGGCACTGGGCGATAACGAACGGATCAAGCGTTACATCGCCAAATACACCATCAACGCCGCGCGGGTATTCGGCATCGACAGCTACATCGGCTCTCTGGAGCCCGGCAAGCTGGCCGACCTGGTGCTCTGGCGGCCGGCCTTCTTCGGCATCAAGCCGGAGCTGGTGGTCAAGGGTGGCTTCATCGTGCACGCCGTAATGGGTGATTCCGCCGCCTCGCTGTACACCTGCGAACCCTTGGTGATGCGCCCGCAATGGGGCGCGTTTGGCGAGGCGAAACAGGCGCTGTCGGTCAACTTCGTCAATCGTCTTGCCGTCGAGGCCGACACCGCCACGCGACTGGGGCTCAAGAAGCAACTGCTGCCCGCGTTCGGCACTCGCACCCTGCGCAAGTCCGACATGCTGCACAACGATGCCTGCCCGGACATCCGCGTCGACCCGCAGACCTTCGATGTGTACGCCGACGGCGAGCGCCTGCACTGCGAGCCGGTCAGCGAAGTGCCACTTGCGCAGCGCTACATGCTGCGTTGA
- a CDS encoding NADH:flavin oxidoreductase/NADH oxidase has protein sequence MSALFEPFKLKDVTLRNRIAIPPMCQYSATEGVINDWHQVHLASMARGGAGLLVVEATAVAPEGRITPGCTGIWNDEQAQAFVPVVKAIKAAGCVPGIQIAHAGRKASANRPWEGDDHIAASDSRGWDTIAPSAIAFGANLPKVPRAMTLEDIARVRQNFVDAARRARDAGFEWIELHFAHGYLGQSFFSEHSNQRTDEYGGSFDNRSRFLLETLAAVREVWPENLPLTARFGVIEYDGRDEQTLAESIELARRFKAGGLDLLSVSVGFSTPDANIPWGPAFMGPVAERVRREADIPVTSAWGFGEPKLAEEAVKSGQLDLVSIGRAHLADPHWAYFAAKELGVEKSAWTLPAPYAHWLERYR, from the coding sequence ATGTCTGCATTGTTCGAACCCTTCAAACTGAAAGACGTCACGCTGCGCAATCGAATCGCCATTCCTCCGATGTGCCAGTACTCGGCAACCGAAGGTGTTATCAACGACTGGCACCAGGTGCATCTGGCCAGTATGGCGCGCGGTGGTGCGGGCCTGTTGGTGGTCGAAGCTACCGCCGTTGCGCCGGAAGGGCGTATTACCCCAGGTTGCACCGGTATCTGGAACGACGAGCAGGCGCAGGCATTCGTGCCTGTCGTCAAAGCCATCAAGGCCGCAGGATGCGTGCCGGGTATTCAGATTGCCCACGCCGGTCGCAAGGCCAGCGCCAATCGCCCATGGGAAGGTGATGACCATATCGCAGCGTCCGATTCGCGCGGCTGGGACACCATCGCTCCGTCCGCCATCGCGTTCGGTGCCAATCTGCCGAAAGTCCCGCGCGCCATGACCCTGGAAGACATCGCTCGTGTTCGCCAGAACTTCGTCGATGCTGCCCGTCGCGCCCGCGATGCCGGCTTTGAATGGATCGAGTTGCATTTTGCCCACGGCTACCTGGGGCAGAGCTTCTTCTCCGAGCACTCCAACCAGCGCACCGATGAGTACGGCGGCAGCTTCGATAACCGTAGCCGTTTCCTGCTGGAAACCCTGGCTGCAGTGCGTGAAGTCTGGCCTGAGAACCTTCCGCTCACCGCACGTTTTGGCGTGATCGAATACGACGGTCGCGACGAGCAGACTTTGGCAGAATCGATCGAACTGGCGCGCCGCTTCAAGGCTGGCGGGCTGGATCTGTTGAGCGTCAGCGTCGGTTTCAGCACCCCGGACGCCAACATTCCGTGGGGGCCTGCGTTCATGGGGCCGGTTGCCGAGCGTGTGCGCCGTGAAGCAGATATTCCCGTGACCAGCGCCTGGGGTTTTGGCGAACCGAAGCTGGCTGAAGAGGCGGTCAAGTCAGGCCAGCTCGATCTGGTCTCGATTGGTCGTGCACATCTGGCCGACCCGCATTGGGCCTACTTCGCGGCGAAAGAACTGGGCGTTGAAAAATCGGCCTGGACCTTGCCTGCGCCTTACGCTCACTGGCTTGAACGTTATCGCTGA
- a CDS encoding efflux RND transporter periplasmic adaptor subunit codes for MLLFRPKATALLLLPLFLTACSESSGGRDPRTQPPLVRAATVANTDQASRSFTGVVVARVQSDLGFRVSGKVLERLVDTGQTVKRGEPLMRLDPVDLGLQSQAQQQAVAAAVARARQTADDEARNRDLVVAGAISASAYDRIKSLADTAKAELSAAQAQASVARNATGYAVLLADADGVVVDTLVEPGQVVSAGQPVVRLAKAGPREAIVHLPETLRPTMGDRAEARLYGDGARVIPARLRLLSDAADPLTRTFEARYVLERSNISAPLGSTVSLDIAVGKAGRQSLAIPIAALHDPGRGPGVWVIAGTPAKVTWRAVQLLGVSDDSANVSGGLEAGEQVVALGTHLLHDGEEVLVQQGGITAEARP; via the coding sequence ATGCTCCTGTTCAGACCCAAAGCCACTGCGTTGTTGTTATTGCCTCTCTTCCTGACTGCGTGCAGCGAGTCGTCCGGGGGACGCGATCCACGTACCCAGCCGCCTCTGGTAAGGGCGGCCACTGTTGCAAATACTGATCAAGCCTCCCGTTCATTCACCGGGGTTGTGGTCGCTCGGGTTCAGAGCGACCTGGGGTTTCGGGTTTCCGGGAAGGTGCTTGAGCGCCTGGTTGATACCGGCCAGACCGTCAAGCGCGGTGAGCCGCTGATGCGCCTGGACCCCGTTGACCTTGGGCTTCAGTCTCAGGCCCAACAGCAGGCGGTTGCCGCGGCTGTGGCGCGAGCCAGGCAGACCGCCGATGACGAAGCGCGTAATCGTGATCTGGTTGTTGCTGGTGCGATATCCGCGTCCGCCTACGACAGGATCAAATCCCTGGCCGACACCGCCAAGGCAGAGCTAAGTGCTGCACAAGCGCAGGCCAGCGTGGCGCGTAACGCAACCGGATACGCCGTTTTACTGGCGGACGCCGACGGCGTGGTGGTCGATACCCTGGTCGAGCCTGGACAGGTCGTCAGCGCAGGCCAGCCCGTGGTCAGGCTGGCAAAGGCCGGGCCACGTGAAGCCATTGTCCATCTGCCTGAAACCTTGCGGCCGACTATGGGGGATCGGGCTGAGGCCAGACTGTATGGCGACGGTGCGCGCGTCATACCGGCAAGGCTGCGGCTGCTCTCTGACGCCGCAGACCCGCTGACGCGTACGTTTGAAGCCAGGTATGTGCTTGAACGCTCAAACATCAGTGCACCTCTGGGTTCAACGGTGTCCCTCGATATCGCTGTCGGCAAGGCTGGCCGGCAGTCGCTGGCGATACCCATTGCCGCTCTGCATGACCCGGGTCGAGGCCCGGGTGTCTGGGTCATTGCGGGTACGCCTGCAAAAGTCACCTGGCGCGCCGTGCAACTGCTGGGTGTGAGTGACGATTCGGCAAATGTGAGTGGCGGTCTCGAGGCCGGTGAGCAGGTCGTGGCACTGGGCACGCATTTGCTTCACGACGGTGAGGAAGTGCTCGTGCAGCAAGGTGGTATCACCGCCGAGGCACGACCATGA
- the ureG gene encoding urease accessory protein UreG produces MSQTTNAPAPSSEHAAARPHPGAARVGIGGPVGSGKTRLLEQLIPRFIARGTELAIITNDLATREDAERVQRSGLIDPQRVRAVETGACPHTAIREDPTLNLQMADELEARFGNLDLVLIESGGDNLASTFSLDLVDYWIFVIDVAGGDDIPRKRGPGVLSCDLLVVNKYDLAPYVGVDLPRMRRESAQARNGQSVLFTNCNTGEGVDAVVEAISRAVLFDRT; encoded by the coding sequence ATGAGCCAAACCACGAATGCTCCCGCTCCATCTTCCGAACATGCCGCTGCCCGCCCGCATCCCGGCGCAGCGCGTGTCGGCATCGGCGGGCCGGTCGGCTCGGGCAAGACACGTCTGCTGGAACAACTGATCCCGCGCTTTATCGCACGAGGCACCGAGCTGGCGATCATCACCAATGACCTTGCCACCCGTGAGGATGCCGAGCGTGTGCAGCGCAGCGGACTGATCGACCCGCAGCGGGTTCGTGCGGTGGAAACCGGTGCCTGCCCGCACACGGCCATTCGTGAAGACCCGACCCTCAACCTGCAAATGGCCGATGAGCTGGAAGCGCGCTTCGGTAATCTTGATCTGGTGCTGATCGAATCCGGCGGCGACAACCTGGCCTCGACCTTTTCGCTGGATCTGGTGGACTACTGGATTTTCGTCATCGATGTGGCAGGCGGCGACGATATCCCGCGCAAACGCGGCCCCGGCGTGCTGAGCTGCGACCTGCTGGTGGTCAATAAATACGACCTGGCACCCTATGTGGGTGTCGACCTGCCGCGCATGCGGCGCGAGTCGGCGCAGGCGCGCAACGGCCAGTCAGTGCTGTTTACCAACTGCAACACCGGCGAAGGCGTCGATGCGGTGGTTGAAGCGATAAGCCGTGCCGTGTTGTTCGACCGCACATGA
- a CDS encoding efflux RND transporter permease subunit translates to MSPGRFNLSALAVRERAITLFLIILIGVAGTLSFFKLGRAEDPPFTVKQMTVISAWPGATAQEMQDQVAEPLEKRMQELKWYDRSETYTRPGLAFTMVSFQDKTPPSQVQEEFYQARKKLSDAAKSLPAGVIGPMVNDEFSDVTFALFALKAKGEPQRLLVRDAESLRQRLLHVPGVKKINIIGEQAERIFVSFSHERLATLGIAPQDIFSALNDQNVLTPAGSIETSGPQVFLRLDGAFDTLEKIRNTPIVARGKTLKLQDVATVERGYEDPATFMVRNQGEPALLLGIVMRDGWNGLDLGKALDAETASINQGMPLGMTLSKVTDQSVNIGSAVDEFMIKFFVALLVVMLVCFLSMGWRVGVVVAAAVPLTLAMVFVVMEATGKNFDRITLGSLILALGLLVDDAIIAIEMMVVKMEEGYDRIKASAYAWSHTAAPMLAGTLVTAVGFMPNGFAQSTAGEYTSNMFWIVGIALIASWIVAVVFTPYLGVKMLPEIKPVEGGHAAIYDTAHYNRFRRILAHVIARKWWVAGAVIAAFVVAILGMGAVKKQFFPTSDRPEVLIEVQMPYGTSIEQTSATTAKVEAWLKKQDAAKIVTSYIGQGSPRFYLAMAPELPDPSFAKIVVLTESQEAREALKLRIREAVADGLAPEARVRVTQLVFGPYSPFPVAYRVSGPDPDTLREIAARVETVMAASPMMRTVNSDWGTRVPTLHFSLDQDRLQAVGLTSSAVARQLQFLLSGVPVTSVREDIRSVDVMGRAAGDIRLDPAKIEGFTLVGAAGQRIPLSQTGVVEVRMEDPILRRRDRVPTITVRGDIAEDLQPPDVSAGIMKALQPIIDSLPQGYRIEQAGSIEESAKATVALAPLFPIMIAVTLLIIILQVRSMSAMMMVFFTAPLGLIGVVPTLLLFNQPFGINALVGLIALSGILMRNTLILIGQIDHNEKQGLDPFHAVVEATVQRARPVLLTALAAILAFIPLTHSVFWGTLAYTLIGGTLGGTVMTLVFLPAMYSIWFKIRPDRGTQPRNSSSYASTGTEMKGI, encoded by the coding sequence ATGAGTCCGGGACGTTTCAACCTTTCTGCACTGGCCGTTCGCGAACGCGCCATCACGCTGTTTCTGATTATTTTGATCGGCGTGGCCGGTACGCTTTCGTTTTTCAAACTGGGGCGTGCGGAAGATCCGCCTTTCACCGTCAAGCAAATGACCGTTATTTCTGCGTGGCCTGGCGCAACCGCTCAGGAGATGCAGGATCAGGTCGCCGAGCCGCTTGAAAAACGCATGCAGGAATTGAAGTGGTACGACCGTAGCGAGACCTACACCCGGCCAGGTCTGGCATTCACTATGGTTTCATTCCAGGACAAGACGCCACCTTCTCAGGTGCAGGAAGAGTTTTATCAGGCGCGCAAGAAACTCAGTGATGCCGCGAAGTCATTGCCTGCGGGGGTCATTGGTCCGATGGTCAATGATGAATTCTCGGACGTGACCTTTGCGCTGTTTGCGTTGAAAGCCAAAGGTGAGCCGCAGCGGCTGCTGGTACGCGATGCCGAGTCGCTGCGCCAGCGTCTGCTGCATGTGCCGGGCGTGAAGAAGATCAATATCATCGGCGAACAGGCCGAACGAATTTTCGTGTCGTTCTCCCACGAGCGGCTGGCAACATTGGGTATCGCTCCTCAAGATATTTTTTCGGCGCTCAACGACCAGAACGTCCTTACGCCCGCCGGTTCGATTGAGACCAGCGGGCCACAGGTTTTTCTGCGCCTGGACGGTGCCTTCGACACCCTTGAGAAAATCCGCAATACGCCGATTGTGGCGCGGGGTAAAACGCTGAAGCTCCAGGACGTGGCGACAGTGGAGCGCGGTTACGAAGACCCCGCGACCTTTATGGTCCGCAATCAGGGTGAGCCTGCGCTGTTGCTGGGCATCGTGATGCGCGACGGCTGGAACGGGCTGGACCTGGGTAAGGCGCTGGATGCAGAAACGGCCAGCATCAACCAAGGCATGCCCTTGGGAATGACGCTTTCAAAAGTCACTGACCAGTCGGTGAACATCGGTTCGGCCGTTGACGAGTTCATGATCAAATTCTTCGTCGCCCTGCTTGTGGTGATGCTGGTGTGCTTCCTCAGCATGGGCTGGCGAGTCGGTGTGGTGGTCGCTGCAGCGGTACCGCTGACGCTGGCCATGGTTTTCGTCGTGATGGAAGCGACGGGCAAGAACTTTGATCGTATTACCCTGGGATCACTGATCCTGGCGCTGGGCCTGTTGGTGGACGACGCCATCATTGCCATCGAAATGATGGTGGTGAAAATGGAGGAGGGCTACGACCGGATCAAGGCCTCAGCCTATGCCTGGAGCCACACAGCGGCGCCCATGCTTGCCGGTACCCTGGTGACTGCGGTCGGCTTCATGCCGAACGGCTTTGCGCAGTCGACTGCCGGCGAGTACACCAGCAACATGTTCTGGATTGTCGGCATCGCCCTGATTGCTTCCTGGATAGTTGCAGTGGTCTTCACACCTTATCTGGGGGTGAAGATGCTGCCGGAAATCAAGCCGGTTGAAGGCGGACACGCCGCCATCTACGACACGGCGCATTACAATCGTTTCAGGCGGATTCTGGCCCACGTCATTGCCAGGAAGTGGTGGGTGGCGGGTGCGGTTATCGCTGCATTTGTGGTGGCGATTCTCGGGATGGGGGCAGTCAAGAAACAATTCTTCCCGACTTCCGATCGTCCGGAAGTGCTGATCGAAGTGCAGATGCCCTACGGCACATCCATCGAGCAGACCAGCGCCACCACCGCCAAAGTAGAGGCATGGCTGAAAAAGCAGGATGCCGCGAAGATCGTCACGTCCTACATCGGCCAGGGCTCGCCACGCTTTTATCTGGCAATGGCGCCGGAGTTGCCCGACCCGTCGTTTGCAAAGATCGTTGTACTGACTGAAAGCCAGGAAGCACGTGAGGCGCTCAAGCTACGGATTCGTGAGGCGGTTGCTGACGGACTTGCACCTGAAGCCCGGGTCAGGGTCACACAGCTTGTGTTCGGTCCTTATTCACCGTTTCCCGTGGCGTATCGCGTGAGCGGGCCGGACCCTGACACATTGCGCGAGATCGCCGCGCGGGTCGAAACCGTGATGGCGGCGAGTCCGATGATGCGTACCGTCAACAGCGATTGGGGGACACGAGTACCCACGCTGCACTTCTCTCTGGATCAGGATCGTTTGCAGGCCGTCGGGCTGACCTCAAGCGCAGTTGCCCGGCAATTGCAGTTCCTGCTTTCAGGTGTCCCAGTCACGTCTGTCCGCGAAGATATCCGTTCAGTGGACGTGATGGGCAGGGCGGCGGGTGACATCCGCCTGGACCCTGCGAAGATCGAGGGTTTCACGCTGGTAGGGGCTGCCGGTCAGCGTATTCCTCTGTCGCAGACCGGAGTGGTCGAAGTGCGCATGGAAGACCCGATTCTGCGCCGAAGAGATCGTGTGCCGACTATCACCGTGCGCGGTGATATTGCTGAAGATCTGCAACCGCCGGATGTCTCCGCCGGTATCATGAAAGCACTGCAGCCAATTATCGACAGCCTGCCGCAGGGCTATCGGATCGAGCAGGCCGGATCAATAGAGGAGTCGGCAAAGGCCACAGTGGCATTGGCTCCGCTGTTTCCGATCATGATTGCCGTTACCTTGCTGATCATCATCCTTCAGGTGCGTTCGATGTCGGCGATGATGATGGTGTTTTTCACCGCGCCGCTCGGCTTGATCGGCGTGGTACCGACATTGCTTCTGTTCAATCAACCGTTCGGTATCAACGCCCTGGTCGGGCTGATCGCGCTGTCCGGCATTCTGATGCGCAATACCTTGATCCTGATCGGGCAAATCGACCACAACGAAAAGCAAGGGCTGGACCCGTTTCATGCGGTGGTCGAAGCGACCGTACAGCGGGCACGCCCGGTGCTGCTCACGGCTCTGGCGGCGATCCTGGCGTTCATTCCCCTGACCCATTCGGTGTTCTGGGGCACGCTTGCCTACACGCTGATCGGAGGCACCCTCGGCGGGACTGTCATGACGCTGGTCTTCCTGCCAGCCATGTATTCGATCTGGTTCAAAATCCGTCCGGATAGAGGAACGCAGCCCCGAAACTCCAGCAGTTACGCCTCAACTGGCACAGAGATGAAGGGGATTTGA
- a CDS encoding TetR/AcrR family transcriptional regulator — MTNQIKTSPTRGPSDHSVRDQVVEAATQHFGHYGYEKTTVSDLAKAIGFSKAYIYKFFDSKQAIGEVICSNRLAMIMALVNSAISDAPTASERLRRLFRSLVEAGSDLFFHDRKLYDIAAVAGRDQWPSAAAHDERIRQLIQQIVLEGRESGEFERKTPLDEAVQAIHLVMRPYINPVQLQYNLDIVSTAPVHLSALILRSLAP, encoded by the coding sequence ATGACTAATCAAATCAAGACATCCCCAACGCGTGGTCCCTCCGACCACAGCGTTCGCGATCAGGTTGTTGAAGCGGCAACACAGCATTTCGGCCACTACGGCTATGAGAAAACCACAGTCTCCGATCTGGCCAAGGCCATCGGTTTTTCCAAGGCCTACATCTACAAGTTCTTCGACTCCAAGCAAGCCATCGGCGAAGTGATCTGCTCGAACCGGCTGGCGATGATCATGGCGCTGGTGAACTCGGCCATCAGCGACGCGCCAACGGCCTCCGAGAGGCTGCGCCGCCTGTTCCGCTCGCTTGTGGAGGCCGGTAGCGACCTGTTTTTTCACGACCGGAAGCTGTATGACATAGCCGCTGTCGCAGGCCGCGATCAGTGGCCTTCTGCTGCCGCGCACGACGAGCGTATTCGCCAGCTCATCCAGCAAATCGTTCTTGAAGGCAGGGAGTCGGGAGAGTTCGAACGCAAGACACCTCTGGACGAGGCCGTTCAGGCCATTCACCTGGTCATGCGTCCGTACATCAACCCGGTGCAATTGCAATACAACCTCGACATCGTGTCGACGGCTCCGGTCCATCTGTCGGCGCTGATACTGCGAAGTCTGGCACCCTGA
- a CDS encoding urease accessory protein UreD: MNAHQSSLPAQTKSTAHIAFSKAPSGASYVSRQEVGYPFHLGRTLTLPQDPPGMAAVYLQSCSGGLFAGEQLHLHLHAGPGTQVHVSTGAATVAHSMLEQSARQTVTLVAEADALLEYLPMATILFPQTRLHSRVDVTLHPGARVLLCDAFCLHTPQGSEGLPDFYRADLQVYSPAGKLLAGDRLAMTGADLQRRLPGVSGQRQALATFMLVGQGLPVEDLKRTLREALHDVADSYQGISALPNDCGVSVRVMSADAVALRNALHLAWACVRQQLTGLAPRVRRK; encoded by the coding sequence ATGAACGCCCATCAATCGTCACTGCCCGCACAGACGAAAAGCACGGCGCACATTGCCTTCAGCAAAGCGCCTTCCGGGGCCAGTTATGTGTCTCGTCAGGAGGTCGGCTACCCCTTCCATCTGGGGCGTACCCTGACCCTGCCGCAGGACCCGCCCGGCATGGCGGCGGTCTACCTGCAATCGTGCTCGGGAGGCCTGTTCGCCGGGGAACAACTGCACCTGCATCTACACGCGGGGCCAGGTACACAAGTGCACGTCAGCACCGGCGCTGCGACGGTCGCGCACAGCATGCTAGAACAATCGGCGCGGCAGACCGTGACACTGGTCGCCGAAGCCGATGCGCTGCTGGAGTACCTGCCGATGGCGACCATTCTGTTTCCACAGACACGACTGCACAGCCGGGTGGACGTGACATTGCACCCCGGCGCACGGGTGCTGCTGTGTGATGCATTCTGCCTGCATACACCTCAAGGCAGCGAAGGACTGCCTGACTTTTACCGCGCCGATCTGCAGGTCTACAGCCCGGCCGGAAAATTGTTGGCCGGTGACCGACTGGCAATGACCGGCGCAGACCTGCAACGCCGACTGCCCGGCGTAAGCGGACAACGGCAAGCCTTGGCAACCTTCATGCTGGTGGGTCAGGGTTTACCGGTAGAGGATTTGAAACGGACGTTACGCGAGGCGTTACACGACGTTGCCGATAGCTACCAAGGCATCAGCGCATTGCCGAACGATTGCGGCGTGTCGGTACGCGTGATGAGCGCCGATGCAGTAGCGTTGCGTAATGCCCTGCACCTGGCCTGGGCATGCGTTCGGCAGCAATTGACAGGACTTGCGCCGCGGGTGCGGCGCAAGTGA
- a CDS encoding efflux transporter outer membrane subunit, which translates to MRTLCTYVLVMSTGLLSGCAVGPDYQRPDAPLPDRYLTQPRGAANITAHPLVSAAWWDGFDDPLLSSFVSRALAQNLDLAQASAQLAQARAGADAATAALLPSGNIDAQTARAHQSVDTPLGQVLNSAPGYDRYGNSYEANLTASWELDVFGGLRRSRQAALAEYQASQAGVAAARLAVAARTADTYITIRGLQARLAITNRQVKTRQDLLEKVQLLHERGLSPDYEVRQIEAELLQVQATVPILQTGLDAAMNALDVMLGVPPGTHRGSLAETGRIPHAPALASTGTPADLLRRRPDLIVAERRLAASNARIGVAISEYYPKLSLSALLGSATAVSSGNLFTGGASQSAGILGLRWRLFDFGRVNARISQAKGQEAEALAAYRQSVLRATEDVENAFSSLASRETQAAMLGKSETALASARQSSFASYSKGAASLIEVLRADEKMLQVADTKAQAHVESAQAAVAVFKALGGGWQTPTTTSAEDKVHTL; encoded by the coding sequence ATGCGCACGCTTTGTACTTATGTACTGGTCATGAGCACCGGCCTGCTGTCGGGCTGCGCCGTGGGTCCGGATTACCAACGCCCGGATGCGCCCCTGCCTGACCGCTATCTGACTCAACCACGTGGCGCTGCGAATATTACCGCGCATCCGCTTGTCAGTGCCGCGTGGTGGGACGGTTTTGATGATCCGTTACTGAGCAGCTTCGTGTCACGCGCACTGGCGCAGAACCTCGATCTCGCTCAAGCCAGCGCGCAACTGGCTCAGGCACGCGCCGGAGCAGATGCGGCAACCGCCGCCCTGCTCCCGTCGGGCAACATCGATGCACAGACGGCGCGGGCTCATCAATCGGTAGATACTCCACTCGGCCAGGTGCTGAACTCGGCACCTGGCTACGATCGTTATGGCAATTCCTATGAAGCCAATCTGACCGCAAGCTGGGAGCTGGATGTTTTTGGCGGTTTGAGACGCAGCCGACAGGCTGCACTGGCTGAATACCAGGCTTCGCAGGCAGGTGTTGCGGCTGCGAGGCTCGCTGTGGCAGCCCGGACCGCCGATACCTACATAACCATCCGTGGTCTGCAAGCCAGGCTGGCGATCACAAACCGACAGGTTAAAACCCGGCAAGACCTGCTGGAAAAAGTCCAGCTCCTTCATGAGCGTGGTCTGTCGCCTGACTATGAAGTTCGTCAGATCGAAGCTGAGCTTTTACAGGTGCAGGCAACAGTGCCGATTCTGCAAACAGGTCTCGACGCTGCAATGAACGCGCTTGACGTGATGCTGGGCGTACCACCTGGCACTCATCGGGGCTCTCTGGCTGAAACAGGTCGAATCCCACACGCACCCGCGCTGGCATCGACAGGAACGCCAGCCGATCTCCTGCGTCGCAGACCTGATCTGATCGTGGCCGAGCGGCGCCTCGCCGCTTCGAACGCGCGTATCGGCGTGGCGATCAGCGAGTATTACCCCAAACTCTCACTCAGCGCATTGCTGGGCAGCGCCACAGCCGTGTCGAGCGGCAATCTGTTTACCGGTGGTGCCAGTCAGTCAGCAGGTATTTTGGGGCTTCGCTGGAGGCTTTTTGATTTCGGCCGGGTGAACGCCCGGATCAGTCAAGCCAAGGGACAAGAGGCAGAAGCTCTGGCGGCTTATCGACAGTCAGTTTTACGCGCCACTGAGGACGTTGAAAATGCTTTTTCTTCGTTGGCCAGCCGCGAAACTCAAGCTGCAATGCTAGGTAAAAGCGAAACTGCGCTTGCTTCTGCCCGGCAATCCTCATTCGCAAGCTACAGCAAAGGTGCTGCCAGTTTGATCGAGGTTCTGCGCGCCGACGAGAAAATGCTGCAGGTCGCTGACACCAAGGCGCAGGCACACGTCGAATCCGCGCAGGCGGCGGTCGCCGTATTCAAAGCGCTGGGTGGTGGTTGGCAAACGCCTACCACCACTTCAGCAGAAGATAAGGTGCATACGCTGTAG